A region of Vibrio chagasii DNA encodes the following proteins:
- a CDS encoding efflux RND transporter periplasmic adaptor subunit, which translates to MKKWTFFMLLIAVLLFGSVIGFNMFKQQKIAEYMANRPEPEFPVTVTEVQPIDWVPVIEAIGFIEPNQGVTLANETSGVIDQISFESGTEVKSDQLLVRLDSDVEKANLKSSEARLPAAKAKYKRYQGLFKKGSISKEAYDEAEANYFSLSADIESLKASIDRREIRAPFDGTVGIRNVYLGQYLQSGTDIVRLEDTSVMRLRFTVSQTDISRISVGQAVDIFVDAYPEIPFEGSISAIEPAVSVQSGLIQVQADIPNNDGKLRSGMFARANIILPKLENQVTLPQTAITFTLYGDNVYILTEEDGVKRVSQQVVKVGERTADIAHILEGVKAGDTVVTSGQVRLSNGAKVKVVESDAITPPSETPKL; encoded by the coding sequence ATGAAAAAGTGGACTTTCTTCATGTTACTCATCGCTGTACTGCTTTTCGGCAGCGTTATTGGGTTCAACATGTTCAAACAACAAAAAATTGCTGAGTACATGGCAAACCGCCCTGAACCAGAATTTCCAGTAACGGTTACTGAAGTTCAGCCGATCGATTGGGTTCCGGTGATTGAAGCTATCGGCTTCATTGAACCAAACCAAGGTGTCACGCTAGCAAACGAAACTAGCGGTGTAATCGACCAAATTTCTTTTGAGTCTGGTACTGAAGTTAAGAGCGATCAACTACTTGTTCGCCTTGATTCAGACGTAGAGAAAGCGAACCTTAAGAGTTCTGAAGCTCGCTTACCTGCTGCAAAAGCTAAGTACAAGCGTTACCAAGGTCTATTCAAGAAAGGCTCTATCTCTAAAGAAGCTTACGATGAAGCAGAAGCTAACTACTTCTCTCTTTCAGCTGATATTGAAAGTCTAAAAGCGTCTATCGATCGTCGTGAAATTCGCGCACCATTCGATGGTACTGTTGGTATCCGTAACGTTTACCTGGGCCAATACCTACAATCAGGTACTGATATCGTTCGTTTAGAAGACACAAGTGTAATGCGCCTACGCTTCACGGTTTCTCAAACTGACATCTCTCGCATCAGTGTGGGTCAAGCGGTTGATATCTTCGTTGACGCTTACCCTGAAATCCCATTTGAGGGCTCGATCAGTGCTATTGAACCAGCTGTAAGTGTGCAAAGTGGTCTAATTCAAGTTCAAGCAGACATTCCAAACAATGATGGCAAACTTCGTAGCGGCATGTTCGCTCGCGCTAACATCATTCTGCCTAAATTAGAGAACCAAGTAACTCTGCCTCAAACAGCGATTACTTTCACTCTATACGGCGACAATGTTTACATCCTAACTGAAGAAGACGGCGTTAAACGCGTTTCTCAGCAAGTAGTAAAAGTAGGTGAGCGTACCGCTGATATTGCACACATCCTTGAGGGTGTTAAAGCAGGCGATACCGTTGTGACTTCTGGCCAAGTACGTCTAAGTAACGGTGCCAAAGTTAAGGTTGTGGAAAGTGATGCAATCACACCACCATCAGAAACACCTAAGCTGTAA
- the ilvC gene encoding ketol-acid reductoisomerase gives MANYFNTLNLREQLDQLGRCRFMDREEFATEAEYLEGKKIVIVGCGAQGLNQGLNMRDSGLNVAYALRQAAIDEQRQSYKNAKENGFEVDSYEKLIPEADLVINLTPDKQHTNVVETVMPLMKEGAALGYSHGFNVVEEGMQIRKDLTVVMVAPKCPGTEVREEYKRGFGVPTLIAVHPENDPKGEGWDIAKAWAAGTGGHRAGCLESSFVAEVKSDLMGEQTILCGMLQAGSIVSYEKMVADGIDPSYAGKLLQYGWETITEALKFGGVTHMMDRLSNPAKIKAFELSEELKDLMRPLYNKHMDDIIQGEFSSTMMADWANDDANLLGWREETGETAFENYPASDLEISEQEYFDNGILLVAMVRAGVELAFEAMTASGIIDESAYYESLHELPLIANTVARKRLYEMNVVISDTAEYGNYLFANVATPLLREKFMPSVSTDVIGKGLGETSNQVDNARLIEVNEAIRNHPVEYIGEELRAYMSDMKRIAVGG, from the coding sequence ATGGCTAACTATTTCAATACATTAAACCTTCGTGAACAACTAGACCAACTAGGTCGTTGCCGCTTCATGGATCGTGAAGAATTTGCGACAGAAGCTGAATACCTTGAAGGCAAGAAAATCGTAATTGTTGGTTGTGGTGCTCAAGGCCTTAACCAAGGTCTAAACATGCGTGATTCAGGCCTAAACGTGGCTTACGCTCTACGTCAGGCTGCGATTGACGAGCAACGTCAGTCTTATAAAAACGCAAAAGAGAATGGTTTTGAAGTAGACAGCTACGAGAAGCTAATTCCTGAAGCGGATCTAGTAATCAACCTAACTCCAGACAAACAACACACTAACGTAGTTGAAACCGTAATGCCTCTAATGAAAGAAGGCGCTGCACTAGGTTACTCACACGGCTTCAACGTAGTTGAAGAAGGTATGCAAATCCGTAAAGACCTAACGGTTGTAATGGTTGCACCTAAGTGTCCAGGTACTGAAGTACGTGAAGAATACAAACGTGGTTTCGGTGTACCAACACTAATCGCTGTTCACCCAGAGAATGACCCTAAGGGTGAAGGTTGGGACATCGCTAAAGCTTGGGCTGCTGGTACTGGTGGTCACCGTGCAGGTTGTCTAGAGTCTTCTTTCGTTGCTGAAGTTAAATCTGACCTTATGGGTGAGCAAACAATTCTTTGTGGCATGCTACAAGCGGGTTCTATCGTATCTTACGAGAAGATGGTTGCTGACGGTATCGACCCAAGCTATGCAGGTAAACTTCTACAATACGGTTGGGAAACCATCACTGAAGCGCTTAAGTTTGGTGGCGTAACACATATGATGGACCGTCTATCTAACCCAGCTAAAATCAAAGCATTTGAGCTTTCTGAAGAGCTAAAAGACCTAATGCGTCCGCTTTACAACAAGCACATGGATGACATCATTCAAGGCGAATTCTCTAGCACTATGATGGCTGACTGGGCAAACGACGATGCGAACCTACTAGGCTGGCGTGAAGAGACAGGCGAAACAGCATTCGAAAACTACCCTGCTTCTGATCTAGAAATCTCAGAGCAAGAGTACTTCGACAACGGTATCCTACTTGTTGCTATGGTTCGTGCGGGTGTTGAGCTAGCATTTGAAGCTATGACAGCATCTGGCATCATCGATGAGTCTGCATACTACGAGTCTCTACATGAGCTTCCACTGATCGCAAACACGGTTGCTCGTAAACGTCTATACGAAATGAACGTGGTAATCTCTGATACAGCTGAGTACGGTAACTACCTATTTGCTAACGTAGCAACACCACTACTACGTGAGAAGTTCATGCCTTCAGTATCAACAGACGTAATTGGTAAAGGCTTGGGTGAAACATCTAACCAAGTAGACAACGCTCGTCTAATTGAAGTAAACGAAGCTATCCGTAACCACCCAGTTGAGTACATCGGTGAAGAGCTACGTGCTTACATGAGCGACATGAAGCGCATCGCAGTAGGCGGTTAA
- a CDS encoding TetR/AcrR family transcriptional regulator produces the protein MTTHAPQDKRQQILSAAEKLIAEVGFQGLSMQKLAKEAGVAAGTIYRYFDDKDHLIDDVRVLVTQRVADAVQDGVNDSDPIKQRYRTMWLNIWNLAGTNLAAIKNRVQYDSLPITNSLNFRELERKMFAQVELLFNEGKEQGLFKPLHNEVLSGLSLAASVSLARKHSLGFYQLDEAALEAAIEASWDAIIKH, from the coding sequence ATGACTACTCATGCACCTCAGGATAAACGCCAACAAATACTTTCTGCAGCAGAGAAGCTAATTGCGGAGGTCGGTTTTCAAGGCCTCTCAATGCAAAAACTAGCAAAAGAAGCGGGAGTGGCTGCAGGCACTATCTATCGCTACTTTGATGATAAGGATCACTTGATCGATGACGTTCGAGTGCTCGTAACACAACGAGTAGCAGATGCTGTACAAGACGGAGTTAATGATTCGGATCCAATAAAGCAACGCTACAGAACCATGTGGCTCAACATATGGAACTTAGCGGGAACGAACTTAGCTGCGATTAAAAATCGAGTTCAGTATGACTCTCTACCCATCACAAATAGCCTAAACTTCAGGGAACTTGAACGAAAAATGTTTGCCCAAGTTGAGCTGCTATTTAATGAGGGTAAAGAGCAAGGATTGTTTAAACCGCTGCATAATGAAGTATTAAGCGGCTTGAGCTTAGCGGCTAGTGTCTCTCTAGCGCGAAAGCATTCTTTAGGATTTTACCAACTCGACGAGGCAGCATTAGAAGCTGCAATAGAAGCCAGTTGGGACGCAATAATTAAACACTAG
- the rep gene encoding DNA helicase Rep produces MKLNPRQDEAVKYVSGPCLVLAGAGSGKTRVITNKIAYLVQECGYKARNIAAVTFTNKAAREMKERVGQTLGKGEAKGLIVSTFHTMGLTIIRREYKALGLKAGFSLFDDQDQLALLKELTERQIDGDKDLLRALMSAISNWKNDMLTPDQAKARAQGEQEQLFAFCFEMYQKQMKAYNALDFDDLIALPVQLLKTNQEVRERWQSRIRYLLVDEYQDTNTSQYELVRLLVGERGRLTVVGDDDQSIYSWRGAKPQNLVLLGEDYPNLRLIKLEQNYRSTSRILRAANILIANNPHVYEKSLFSEIPDGEKLKVLNAKNEEHEAERITGEIIAHKFLNRTEYKDYAVLYRGNHQSRLIEKALMQNRVPYKISGGTSFFARAEIKDIMAYLRVLVNPDDDNAFLRIVNTPRREIGPVTLEKLGSYANMRGKSLFEASFEMGLEQTLTGRGLENLRRFTDWIVRISDNAERGNTVDAVRALVRDINYEDWLYETSASPKAAEMRMKNVSDLYSWIVADLEGDNYDKEEKSLREVVQRLTLRDMMERGEDDDDADQVQLMTLHASKGLEFPYVYLMGTEEGILPHQTSVDEGNVEEERRLMYVGITRAQKELTFTKCRERRQFGELIKPTQSRFLDELPHDDVEWESVKKPQSAEERMEKGQAHIANIRAMFNKK; encoded by the coding sequence ATGAAACTGAACCCAAGACAAGATGAAGCCGTGAAGTATGTTTCAGGCCCCTGCTTAGTATTAGCGGGCGCTGGATCAGGCAAGACACGTGTTATCACCAATAAAATTGCTTATTTGGTTCAGGAGTGTGGCTACAAGGCGCGTAACATCGCGGCAGTAACCTTTACCAATAAAGCAGCGCGTGAGATGAAAGAGCGTGTAGGGCAAACCTTAGGTAAAGGCGAAGCGAAAGGACTTATCGTTTCGACGTTCCATACTATGGGTCTAACCATTATTCGTCGCGAGTACAAAGCGCTGGGCCTAAAAGCGGGCTTCTCTCTATTTGATGACCAAGACCAGTTAGCCCTATTAAAAGAGCTAACTGAAAGACAAATCGATGGCGATAAGGATTTACTGCGTGCATTGATGAGTGCGATTTCGAATTGGAAGAATGACATGCTGACGCCAGACCAGGCGAAAGCACGTGCGCAAGGTGAACAAGAGCAACTATTTGCGTTCTGCTTCGAGATGTATCAAAAACAGATGAAGGCCTACAACGCCCTCGACTTTGATGACTTGATCGCACTGCCAGTACAATTGCTTAAAACTAATCAAGAAGTGCGTGAACGTTGGCAATCGCGTATTCGCTACCTGCTTGTGGACGAATACCAAGATACCAACACCAGCCAGTATGAATTGGTTCGCCTACTGGTTGGAGAACGTGGTCGCTTGACGGTAGTAGGTGACGATGACCAATCTATTTACTCATGGCGTGGTGCGAAACCGCAAAACTTGGTGTTGCTGGGTGAAGACTATCCAAACCTTCGCTTAATTAAGCTGGAGCAAAACTACCGCTCAACCAGTCGAATCTTGCGTGCAGCGAACATCTTGATCGCCAACAACCCGCACGTGTATGAGAAGTCTCTATTCTCTGAGATCCCGGATGGCGAAAAGCTTAAGGTATTGAATGCCAAGAACGAGGAGCATGAGGCTGAGCGTATTACCGGTGAGATCATCGCACACAAGTTTTTGAACCGTACTGAGTATAAAGATTACGCGGTACTTTACCGTGGTAACCACCAATCACGCTTGATTGAAAAAGCGCTGATGCAGAACCGCGTGCCTTATAAGATCTCTGGCGGCACCTCGTTTTTCGCCAGAGCAGAGATTAAAGACATCATGGCTTACCTGCGTGTATTGGTGAACCCTGATGATGACAACGCCTTCCTACGTATTGTAAACACGCCTCGCCGTGAGATCGGTCCGGTGACGCTAGAGAAGTTAGGTAGCTACGCCAACATGCGTGGTAAGAGCTTGTTTGAGGCCAGCTTTGAGATGGGCTTAGAGCAAACCCTAACAGGCAGAGGCTTGGAGAACCTGCGTCGATTCACTGATTGGATCGTTCGTATCTCGGATAATGCAGAGCGTGGTAATACCGTAGATGCGGTTCGTGCTTTGGTACGTGATATTAACTACGAAGATTGGTTATACGAAACCTCAGCAAGCCCGAAAGCGGCAGAGATGCGTATGAAGAACGTGTCTGATCTCTACAGCTGGATTGTGGCTGACTTAGAAGGCGACAATTACGATAAAGAAGAGAAGTCGCTACGTGAGGTTGTGCAGCGCTTAACCCTGCGCGACATGATGGAACGAGGTGAAGATGATGACGATGCTGACCAAGTACAGTTAATGACACTACACGCATCGAAAGGCTTGGAGTTCCCATATGTGTATTTGATGGGAACAGAAGAGGGCATCTTGCCGCACCAAACCAGTGTTGATGAAGGTAACGTTGAGGAAGAGCGTCGCCTGATGTATGTGGGTATCACTCGAGCGCAGAAAGAGCTGACTTTTACTAAGTGTCGTGAACGTCGCCAGTTTGGTGAGTTAATTAAACCAACACAAAGTCGCTTTCTTGATGAATTACCACATGATGATGTGGAATGGGAAAGCGTGAAGAAGCCACAGTCCGCTGAAGAGCGAATGGAGAAAGGGCAGGCGCATATTGCCAATATTCGAGCGATGTTCAATAAGAAGTAA
- a CDS encoding multidrug efflux RND transporter permease subunit, with amino-acid sequence MRFTDVFIKRPVLAVSISFLIALLGLQAIFKMQVREYPEMTNTVVTVTTSYYGASADLIQGFITQPLEQAVAQADNIDYMTSSSVLGSSTITVNMKLNTDPNAALSDILAKTNSVRSQLPKEAEDPTVTMSTGSTTAVLYIGFTSDELVSSQITDYLERVINPQLFTVNGVSKVDLYGGMKYALRVWLDPSKMAAVDLTASDVMSVLNANNYQSATGQATGEFVLYNGSADTQVSNVEELENLVVRSGEGEIIRLSDIAKVSLEKSHDVYRASANGQEAVVAAINAAPSANPINIAADVLELLPQLEKNLPSNISMNVMYDSTIAINESIQEVIKTILEAALIVLVVITLFLGSFRAVLIPIVTIPLSLIGVAMVMQAMGFSWNLMTLLAMVLAIGLVVDDAIVVLENVDRHIKLGESPFRAAIIGTREIAVPVIAMTLTLGAVYAPIAMMGGITGSLFKEFALTLAGSVFVSGIVALTLSPMMCSKMLKAHAEPSKFEQKVHSVLDGMTNRYERMLGAVMNHRPVFIGFAVIVFASLPMLFKFIPSELAPSEDKGVIMLMGTAPSNANLDFMQNTMNDVNTILSDQPEVAYAQVFTGVPNANQAFGIASMVPWSEREASQSDVANRVGGLVKDVPGMAVTAFQMPELPGAGSGLPIQFVITTPNSFESLFQITTDILADVASNPLFVYSDLDLNYDSATMKVHIDKDKAGAYGVTMQDIGITLGTMMSDGYVNRIDLNGRSYEVIPQVERKFRLNPESMNNYYVRAADGRAVPLGSLITIDVVAEPRSLPHFNQLNSATIGAVPAPGAAMGDAIAWFEDTATNKLPSGYNHDYMGEARQYVTEGSALYATFGLALAIIFLVLAIQFESLKDPLVIMVSVPLAICGALIALAWGAATMNIYSQVGLITLVGLITKHGILICEVAKEEQLHHHKTRIEAVMEAAKVRLRPILMTTAAMIAGLIPLMYASGAGAAQRFSIGIVIVAGLAIGTIFTLFVLPVIYSYLAEKHKPLPVFVEDKDLEKLARVDEAKAAHRELADNK; translated from the coding sequence ATGCGCTTTACTGATGTTTTTATTAAACGTCCAGTTCTAGCGGTATCCATCAGCTTTTTGATTGCGCTGCTTGGCTTACAAGCAATTTTCAAAATGCAGGTGCGTGAATACCCTGAAATGACGAATACCGTCGTAACCGTAACCACGAGTTACTACGGTGCAAGTGCCGATCTTATCCAAGGCTTTATCACCCAGCCCCTCGAACAGGCTGTGGCACAAGCGGATAACATCGATTATATGACTTCATCTTCTGTACTCGGTAGCTCTACGATTACCGTTAACATGAAGTTGAACACCGACCCGAATGCAGCGCTGTCTGACATATTAGCGAAGACAAACTCAGTTCGATCTCAGCTTCCAAAAGAAGCGGAAGATCCAACTGTAACCATGTCGACCGGTTCAACGACAGCGGTACTCTACATTGGTTTTACTAGTGATGAGTTGGTGTCGAGCCAAATTACCGATTATCTAGAGCGAGTAATCAACCCGCAGCTATTTACGGTAAACGGTGTATCGAAGGTTGACCTATACGGTGGTATGAAATACGCACTACGCGTATGGCTAGACCCGTCAAAAATGGCGGCAGTTGATCTAACCGCTAGCGATGTGATGTCGGTACTGAATGCCAACAACTACCAATCGGCAACGGGTCAGGCAACGGGTGAGTTCGTTCTCTACAACGGCAGTGCTGATACCCAAGTATCTAACGTTGAAGAGCTAGAGAATCTTGTAGTACGAAGCGGTGAAGGCGAAATCATCCGTCTATCTGACATTGCTAAGGTTTCTCTAGAGAAAAGCCACGATGTGTACCGTGCAAGTGCGAACGGCCAGGAAGCGGTTGTTGCAGCGATTAACGCGGCACCAAGTGCTAACCCGATCAACATTGCAGCCGATGTACTTGAGCTTCTTCCTCAGCTAGAGAAGAACCTACCAAGTAACATCTCAATGAACGTAATGTATGACTCAACGATTGCGATTAATGAATCGATTCAAGAGGTTATCAAAACCATCCTTGAAGCAGCATTAATCGTACTGGTTGTAATTACCTTGTTCCTAGGTTCTTTCCGTGCGGTACTGATCCCTATCGTTACTATCCCACTGTCTTTGATTGGTGTGGCAATGGTAATGCAGGCGATGGGCTTCTCTTGGAACCTAATGACGCTACTGGCAATGGTACTGGCCATCGGCCTGGTGGTAGATGATGCGATCGTAGTACTAGAGAACGTCGACCGACATATCAAACTCGGGGAGTCCCCTTTCCGTGCTGCAATCATCGGTACTCGTGAAATCGCGGTACCCGTTATTGCAATGACACTAACGCTAGGTGCGGTATACGCTCCTATCGCGATGATGGGTGGTATCACAGGCTCGCTATTTAAAGAGTTTGCGTTAACCCTAGCCGGTTCAGTATTTGTATCAGGTATCGTGGCATTAACGCTGTCGCCAATGATGTGTTCAAAAATGCTTAAAGCTCACGCTGAGCCAAGCAAGTTTGAACAAAAGGTACATAGCGTACTGGATGGCATGACTAACCGTTACGAGCGTATGCTTGGCGCGGTAATGAACCATCGCCCAGTATTCATTGGCTTTGCGGTTATCGTATTTGCAAGCTTGCCGATGCTGTTTAAGTTTATCCCAAGTGAGTTAGCACCTTCTGAAGATAAAGGTGTAATCATGCTGATGGGTACAGCACCATCAAATGCGAACTTAGACTTCATGCAAAATACCATGAACGACGTAAACACGATTCTGTCTGATCAGCCAGAAGTGGCGTACGCACAGGTGTTTACTGGTGTGCCTAATGCAAACCAAGCGTTTGGTATTGCATCTATGGTTCCATGGAGTGAGCGTGAAGCAAGCCAATCAGATGTAGCAAACCGCGTTGGTGGTCTAGTTAAAGATGTTCCAGGTATGGCAGTAACGGCGTTCCAAATGCCAGAACTACCAGGTGCGGGTTCAGGTCTTCCAATTCAGTTTGTTATTACAACACCAAACAGTTTTGAGAGCTTGTTCCAAATCACTACTGACATCTTGGCTGATGTAGCATCGAACCCGCTGTTCGTTTACTCAGATCTTGATCTGAACTATGACTCAGCAACGATGAAGGTACACATCGATAAAGACAAAGCAGGCGCATACGGTGTGACCATGCAAGATATCGGTATCACACTTGGTACTATGATGTCTGATGGCTACGTAAACCGTATCGACTTAAACGGTCGTTCTTATGAGGTTATCCCTCAAGTAGAGCGTAAGTTCCGTTTGAACCCTGAATCGATGAATAACTACTACGTTCGTGCTGCAGATGGCAGAGCGGTACCGCTGGGCAGTTTAATTACGATTGATGTTGTGGCGGAGCCTCGCTCTCTTCCTCACTTCAACCAATTGAACTCAGCAACGATTGGTGCAGTACCAGCTCCAGGCGCAGCGATGGGTGACGCGATTGCATGGTTTGAAGATACGGCAACGAACAAGCTACCAAGTGGCTACAACCACGATTACATGGGTGAAGCTCGTCAATACGTAACAGAAGGTAGCGCACTTTACGCAACCTTTGGTCTGGCGCTAGCAATCATCTTCTTGGTACTGGCGATTCAGTTCGAATCTCTAAAAGATCCATTGGTTATCATGGTATCTGTACCACTGGCGATCTGTGGTGCCCTAATAGCTCTAGCTTGGGGCGCGGCAACGATGAACATCTACTCGCAAGTAGGTTTGATTACGCTGGTCGGTCTGATTACCAAGCACGGTATCTTGATCTGTGAGGTTGCAAAAGAAGAACAGTTGCATCACCACAAGACTCGTATTGAAGCGGTAATGGAAGCTGCGAAGGTTCGTCTTCGTCCAATCCTGATGACAACAGCTGCGATGATCGCGGGTCTAATCCCACTGATGTACGCAAGTGGTGCGGGTGCAGCTCAGCGCTTTAGTATCGGTATCGTAATCGTTGCTGGTCTGGCGATTGGTACTATCTTTACGCTATTTGTACTGCCAGTGATTTACAGCTACCTAGCTGAAAAACACAAACCTCTTCCTGTATTTGTTGAAGACAAAGATCTAGAAAAACTAGCTCGCGTCGATGAAGCAAAAGCAGCACACAGAGAATTAGCAGACAACAAGTAA
- a CDS encoding accessory factor UbiK family protein has product MFDPKKLEQIAKQIHDSMPQPVKELGSDVDQKVRQVIQGQLNKLDVVSREEFDVQTQVLLRTRQKLTEMEQKLAELEAKLADK; this is encoded by the coding sequence ATGTTTGATCCAAAAAAACTAGAGCAAATTGCTAAGCAGATCCACGACTCTATGCCTCAGCCAGTTAAAGAACTGGGTTCAGACGTAGATCAGAAAGTTCGCCAAGTTATCCAAGGCCAGCTAAACAAACTAGATGTTGTAAGCCGTGAAGAGTTTGATGTTCAGACTCAAGTACTACTACGCACTCGTCAGAAGCTGACTGAAATGGAACAAAAGCTTGCAGAGCTAGAAGCTAAACTTGCAGACAAGTAA
- the ilvY gene encoding HTH-type transcriptional activator IlvY: MNIKSLQLFIHLCDSKSFSKTAAAMHVSPSALSRQVQKLEEETGQELLIRDNRSVDLTPAGKHLLPVALSIVGEWQQYNLHLKGGEQELKGEIRIFCSVTASYSHLPELITEFRAIHPYIEFKLSTGDPAQSIDKILNDEADIAISAKPDILPSRLEFETISDIPLSVIIPSGVSSFSQQLQSDKPNWNEVPFIIPEAGTARERANAWFKKMKIKPNIYAQVSGHEAIVSMVALGCGVGIAPDVVINNSPVRDKVSRLKIEPIKPFELGVCCKRAQLDNPLIRAFWQVAEGKYLAD, translated from the coding sequence ATGAACATAAAATCTCTACAATTATTTATACATTTATGTGATAGCAAGAGTTTCAGCAAAACTGCTGCGGCTATGCATGTCAGCCCTTCAGCACTGAGCCGTCAGGTACAAAAGCTTGAGGAAGAAACAGGCCAAGAACTGCTTATTAGGGACAACCGAAGCGTTGACCTTACTCCAGCAGGGAAACACCTATTGCCAGTAGCATTGAGTATTGTTGGAGAGTGGCAGCAATATAACCTTCACCTAAAAGGCGGTGAGCAAGAGTTAAAAGGTGAGATCAGGATATTTTGTTCCGTGACTGCAAGCTATAGCCATCTTCCTGAACTAATTACCGAGTTCAGAGCTATTCATCCATATATCGAGTTCAAGCTTTCTACAGGCGATCCAGCTCAATCTATCGATAAAATATTAAATGACGAAGCGGATATCGCGATTTCAGCGAAGCCAGATATCCTCCCTTCAAGGTTAGAATTCGAAACCATTAGTGATATACCACTATCTGTCATCATCCCATCTGGTGTCAGTAGCTTTAGCCAACAACTGCAATCCGACAAACCAAACTGGAATGAAGTCCCTTTTATCATCCCTGAAGCGGGTACAGCTCGTGAGCGTGCCAATGCATGGTTTAAGAAGATGAAGATTAAACCCAACATTTATGCTCAAGTATCAGGCCATGAGGCAATTGTAAGTATGGTAGCGTTAGGGTGTGGGGTTGGTATCGCACCCGATGTAGTCATAAACAACAGCCCTGTAAGAGATAAAGTAAGCCGCTTAAAGATAGAACCAATAAAGCCATTTGAGTTAGGCGTATGTTGTAAGCGAGCACAGCTAGATAACCCTCTAATTCGAGCGTTCTGGCAAGTCGCAGAAGGTAAGTATTTAGCGGACTAG